TGGTAGTACACTCACACATTTTGCCTTGTACTGGTTTAAGtgtgctataaaaataattaacgtttatatcaaaaattatcaaattcatTGTAAAACAGCTTGGAacacattcttttttatttaacctcgttttaaaatttaaaaataaatctgtcaaTCATCATTATTGTATACTCTATAGTTATAAAGCGCAATGGATCTAAGAATTCGAAATACAAAACGTCTATATTGTGTGATATCAAAACAGTGCATTATAAATAtggtgtaaataaaaaaaaagtttattcataGTCTACTATAGAAGTTAGattaattcgtattaaaaatgaACCGAAACTACTGCCAGCTATAGAGATAATCGCGGGAAATTGTTCAGAAGTGAAACGATGCGCGGTATTTTATCTGtagttataaaaattattatatttttttagggcCAGCGCCACATTTGATTTTGAGAATCgttaattgtaaaattactaCTAAGATCTCTATAAATTTTGTGACCCAGGACTCttgccattgtggaagcgagacagcaacTACTCTAAATGTAGTGCtatcttgctttcacaacaGCATCAGTCCTCCTAACAACGTATAGTAAACGTGCAGAAATTACTTACAAATGTACTATACATTTTACCTGCGACGATTGTCCAGTAAGAACGTGatgaagttattataataaagattgaaattaaaatgcttGGTTTGATTAGAAAAGGATATTTAGAcatgtaattatattaaaaaggtttaaaatataaGGGTTTGGATATGTGCAGGTGTGTTGCCATAGCAATAAAGAGATTTATAAATGAGTgcaaaattgaagaaaaaaaatactattgtcGTGTTCGAGTGTATAAAAAagcaacttattttaaaaattattcagaaattttaaatgtaaatattttaaataaattcgcGTCATTTATGTACCTGCTTTTATCGCAGAaagattacatttaaaattcaatgttcGGATGCTTTTAAGCAAGCAAAAAAACCttgaataaaagtaattacGCAAATTTCTTTATCGAATAAATTTCTGCGGTAAATAGGCAATGTTCTCGGTAATGCTGATGCAGCGCAGATTatgtaataatgtatattttatcaGTTAGCCAAAATAAGTGATAACATCAACCTAGCCTTGCTCCCGAATACATTGGGGTCGTCTTCCAATCTTACCGGATTTTCTCCGGCATAAGAAATTACCCTATGTACCGAGGAAGTTATAAAATTGACAGAAGTTATACTCTATCGGgtacttaaaatgtttatataaccTTAGTGTCTTTCAtctcaaaaattacaaaaacaccTTACTAAATAACAACGATTatgaaatcaaatataaaattcaaatattatataagtcgtttatttatttaatttgtgtttgtacAAAAAGACGCTaagattgtttaaatttttaagtaacTGATAGAGTATTGATATTAAACCTCGTTTCTAAAAAGCAAATATCACAAAAAGTTGTCCATCATTTGTCGAAGCTCAAATGTGACTTACAGTTCAATACTTTTTGTCAACCAATCtgatttatataagtattttttgtcgCCATATTGCTTAACATATTACCATAGCCTGCACTTCTGAATGCTCACCTATATTCGACACCAACTTGAAGCTGTTCTTCTGCATAGCCGAGGTCTGGAGTTTAATTTATCGGCGAATTTTCTACAACTTTTGCGTCAATTCGAAAGGCGAGTTTGGCTAACTGATAAATACATTGGTTCGACTCAGAGAGAGAGGCTCGGTTTTGCCTCAtgccttttaaataaatcttcatgataaacacatttaatatgtatttcacTTTGCGTTTTAATGCCGTATTACCTCAGTAATTATATAGACGAAACGGGACCGGTTATTGTCGAAacttgtatatatttatataatattcttagatttaaatataaaattctttataTTTAACTGTAATATAGGATTGTACATAATTGGCTGTCACaaaatttttattgtaatatggTAAGGTGGGGtacaatgttacaaaaaaaaatatactggaatctaatgagaaaaatattgtattaatcaGCTACTTTTTGGCATGGCCATAAACTTTAACAATCtctctttaattaaaattaatcaaacatGAACAATATAAGCaactacttaatttaaattgcactttaaaaaaatcagccGATCGTAACACTGAGCCCCGTATCAGGGGTAGTCTTTTACAGGGTAAGGGGCACAAtgttacaacataaaataatgtaaaattaacaaaatgagaaactatttataaatattaaacttctttaaaatatttattgggaAAGTATAGACATCAGTCTGACGTTTGGCCTTTCTTTCTGCAACATTAACAAGAGGaagcaaaattttaatatcgtcTAACGATATCCGGTTCAATAGGAAAATGGAAATGATTGTCAACTTTGCCACTTCTACGTAAGTAGCTAACGTCATATTCATTATCCTCAATATCTGTCAGTAATTGTCCAACATAACGCTTTACTAGTTGTTTTCCATCAAATTACAATAGACGACTACAAAATCGTTCTTCGGTTTCACGAAGTGGCTTAGTGGCAGTTCGTCCACAGATGTTAAACTATCAGAGGAAGATATCGAGATGTTTTCTACATCAGTCTCATCATCactaaataaaactcttttaatattttcgtttgttttcaGTCTCTTGTGaggaatttctttttttttctgacatatttttctttccttttcctAACTATTTGCGTTCTCTTTCCAAggatactttttcaatttcattcttGATGGGTGTATCAGTAGGAATACAGCTTTTTCCTCTCTTTCTACTACGGTTTGTTTGTAGTCTCGGTGGTGTTTTTGGAAAAGCTCGACATCCTAGGGGAGAAACAAGTGTTTCATCTGGAGTAGATGGAAAAGTGATGACCGAAGAGTTTTCTTGAAGAGTTGAGTTTCATAAGGTCGACTGGGACCGGGAGCATTAGAAAGGTCTTCGAGTGGCCGATTTGTTACTTCACCTGGCATGAAATCATTGTCAGTAAAAATGTGTCTATCAAATGGAAATATTTCCGTTTTTCGGAATCCTGATTTGATATTTGAGGGTGTCATGGCTCGATCGAAAGCTTAGCCTAACAATGCCGCAATATTATCGATGGAGATTGTCTTTCCAAGGTGACGCATCAACCAGGAATCTATTGCTACGTTGTAATATGTTAACAGAGGGCCAAATACTGACACATCAAGTGGCTGCAATGTGTGGCTTGAGTGTGGTGGTATAGTTAGTAGACTAACTCCGTTATCTTTTGCTATGTTCAACACTGCAGGTGCTAGGTGCTATCATGATTGTCAACTATCAGTAAGGACGGGTTTTCTTTTGTGGAGGCTGTTACCTTTACAAATTGTTTCATGACTTCAGGAAACAACTCTATTCATCCATCCGGTGGGTTAAGCATGAAAGACTTGAATTGCTTTCTGGGGAACACCATTGCTGGAGGCAGTGCTGATCCTGTTGCAGATACTGTACAACACGTTGTAACTAGTGTGCCTCTCTCAGCACTTATTACTTTGTTTAGCTGCAATGCTAGCTAGCTAGCTCCCTTAGCTGCAATGgtttttttgggtttttgtaataaattgtgtTAATTGGCACTGACTGTTACACTGTCACACAGTGCCCCGGAGAGgcaaaccaaataaaaaaaaatggaataaatatttttggttatgtTTACAACAAAATAGTTAACGGTAATATGTagctaaataaacattaaataaaggATAACTACCATACCATACCTTAATATATTACGTCcggaaagaaattaaaaactttaaaactattttttcgtCATTTAATcacgaaaaataacaaacaaaaccttttttgtttgttatttttcaagtaCGGTACAAACTGTGGCGATGACAACTGTTTAAAGGTGGCTGCTTGTGAGCTTGACAAACGTGTATACCAACgccataaaactaaaagataGGGACGGAGATATGTGCGTTGTCACATTGTTCCCCCGTAACACTGGGCCCCACCTTACCCTACTTTAAAGTTTgcttgtaaagtttattttcgtttgtaaACTGTCCCGTTTGCACGGCTACATAGTTACAAACTTTCCGTAGTCAGTATATCTTATATTCCCAAAACTATCTTGTATATATAATGTAAGATAGATATTCTCTCAATAGACAAGTCTCTTTTCTGACAGTTCTACATAATTTTTAGGGGTATAAATAGCCTAATTAATGGACGACTAGGTACTTATTCTGATTTCGGTTCATAAGATATAAGAACTACGGACTAATTAgttaatactaatttaatagAGTTAACATGATATCCATAATATTAGCCTGTAATTAACGGATGTGTCCGTGtgtttttacatataatttctTACTAAATAATCCATTAAAGGTGGAAATTGTGACGAGTAAAAGACTTGATATGCTGAAGtttgcgttttattttgttgcttaCCCCTgatctttacttttttatgttgttatctCAGCAACACACTAAACATCATCTGTCAAACTATCagggttcataagatacagcctggtgatagacagacAAAGGAGCCTCAGTATTGGGGTTacattttaccctttgggtatggaACACCTAAAACCCCTTAGAACCACAATATACCCACGGAAAACCTACTCCatcaactaaataaaaatactttgagtTTGACAAAATCGTTCAGAAGATGCGTGCactataaaactattaaaccgatttttttatatcctaACTTACATATTCATAAACACGCGGAAGATGTCGCGTCCTACTTGAAACCAGTATCTATGTATAATATTGATTATTGAGGAATAATTTCATTCTACCTAGAACTAGAGCAAGAACAAAACAAGacatttagtaaataaatgcattCTTTATTCATACAAAAGCATTGCAATGATGCCACACACATTGTGCAAATTATAATCACGTCCCACACTATATTATTGAGTATCATCCATCAGGCAGTGTTCTGGTCTCGGCGCCGGCGGCACCCAGCCCACGGGGAGAGGAGATCCGTCACTGCTTATGTACTTGTCCCACTGAGTTCTGgaatttgataatatattttttaatcgttgTAGTAATAGTCggtgtaataatattgttttgttctttaataaaaaaggtagATAAGTACATGGATTTGTGTGCACGAGGTGCTGGTCCGAACTCGACGCAGGCAAATTATTAATGTCACTTTTTCAGTGTTATTGACTTTATTGACGAATTATTATAACACACAACTGTCAAGCAGTCTATGTTCAAAAAATTCCCTTAATGGGAGACGCCTGAGCCCGGGAGGACATACAGAGGCTggtattaattttcaatttaaacattataagaAATCAAAAGAGCTTAAATACAGTGTCCATCAATTTCATCCAACAAAagaatatatatttgtaaaacaatccATAAGAAAATAAGTGAAAGCTCATCATGCATTTAAACTAGGACAAAAGATCATTTAAAACATAGTGGCTTCGAATGCCCTTAATAGAAGAAACGGAATTGGTAAAGACAAAGTTAATGCAATAATTTTACCTAATGTTAACGAATTGTTCCTGGTTGCCTTTAAAGTCTGCCTGCGGTTTCATCCCACCAAACAGGGTTCCCCACCACTGGTCTAGATTAGAGGCCACTTGTTTCTCTGTCTCGCTCTTACATATGTTCTGTTCTTCCTTCTTTAGAGTCGCTCGGAGATCAGCTTCTTCCTTCTCGTAAAGAACAAGTTTTTGGGTCCAAAGAGATTTTAGTttatctgtaaataataaatttacttaaataaatgtattttaagggGTTTCATGGATTCCTTTTTCGtgttttcttatttgaattattttgttgtcaattaattattacttcgAAAACTTCTTCATAAATCAATACTATGTTGATTAAACATTTCTCCCACAAAGTTAAATAGTTTACAAAGTtttggactgcacggatagccgagtggttgaagtcactaCGGCAAAATCCCTGTGCGCGTcgtttcgcgggttcgatccccacgtagttaggacaaacatttgtgtgttccactaatgcttgttccgagtctggctGTCATTGTGCACGTGACATGTTTGTGAACCAcccgcgacacaatgattattttcttaatagtggattcgtttctttttttaagttagtaaaaatttaaaatttttgtactTCATAATTTAGTGTAAGACAGGCAGTCATTTCAACGTTATTCCAACTTACCTATATTTGCAATAAAGACATTCCCATCATTCTCCGACACATTCTCTCCTCTTCCTCTAGCCGTATTCTGTCTCGCTTTCCGCAGCTTAACTAGCGCGTCAAGCTTAGTAATACACTTCTTGGCATCGCCTTTCTTACGGAGTACTTCTTTGAGCACCATGTCCGCTTCGAGTTTTGCTTCTTCTTCCTATTCgagaacaaatatatttttatcaagtttagaAAGCCGTAAGGACTTTAATCCCCTTTTTCGAGGTTAAAACGTTCGCGCTCAGCAAGACTCCGCCCAACTTTAAGCCTATAAAATTtctctaaaatatatttgattccTGACAATTTAATAGACAGTAGAAAGTGAAGTGAAGTGCCGGGAGTTACAGTTTCGAATCCGCAGTTTGTGTCACTATGTAACTAACTAAGCCATTATAATTGCCTTGACCAGCTTGAAATTACCTAATATTTCCATATTATActatatgtaaatatgtattttactgtGTACTGTGTAATGTACTTTACCTGTTTTACTCTATTGATATTATCTTGTATTTTCTGTAAATTCTCATCAATTTTCCTGGATCTCTCTTTCAACTCCTTTATCCTTTGTTCTTTGTCCTTCTTCCTCTCTAAATTGCGTCTTCTTAACCGCAACCTCTTTGCTGACCTCTTAGCTAAAAGCTTCCGTAACATCTCCAAATAAGGCCCATTCAGTTGAGACagtgttttgttaatttgttgcTTATTCTCCTCTATATGAGCGACGTGAGCATTCCATTCGTCATCGGGAAGCAGTGTTAGTTTTTCCAATAAGACATTCTGCTTTCTCTTCAAATTGTTTAAGGCAAGAACCAGTTGACTAATCTCCTTGCGTACTTCTGATATTGATAAGGACTTGGTTTTGACTTGTGTGACTTTCTGCATTGGTGTCTTGTTCTCAAATTTTCTAATTGCCTCCTGATCATTTTGTTCTTGATTGACAATCGCAGTACTTGGTGGAATGAAGAATGCAGGAGGTGGAGGCGGTGGTGGCACGTAAACAGATGGCAAGCTTTGGAATGTAGCATTATTaccacaaatattattataaaaattaggATTATAAGACATGAT
The genomic region above belongs to Trichoplusia ni isolate ovarian cell line Hi5 chromosome 5, tn1, whole genome shotgun sequence and contains:
- the LOC113493776 gene encoding uncharacterized protein LOC113493776 isoform X1, which produces MSYNPNFYNNICGNNATFQSLPSVYVPPPPPPPAFFIPPSTAIVNQEQNDQEAIRKFENKTPMQKVTQVKTKSLSISEVRKEISQLVLALNNLKRKQNVLLEKLTLLPDDEWNAHVAHIEENKQQINKTLSQLNGPYLEMLRKLLAKRSAKRLRLRRRNLERKKDKEQRIKELKERSRKIDENLQKIQDNINRVKQEEEAKLEADMVLKEVLRKKGDAKKCITKLDALVKLRKARQNTARGRGENVSENDGNVFIANIDKLKSLWTQKLVLYEKEEADLRATLKKEEQNICKSETEKQVASNLDQWWGTLFGGMKPQADFKGNQEQFVNIRTQWDKYISSDGSPLPVGWVPPAPRPEHCLMDDTQ